A window of the Arachis duranensis cultivar V14167 chromosome 5, aradu.V14167.gnm2.J7QH, whole genome shotgun sequence genome harbors these coding sequences:
- the LOC107487549 gene encoding LOW QUALITY PROTEIN: inactive beta-amylase 9-like (The sequence of the model RefSeq protein was modified relative to this genomic sequence to represent the inferred CDS: inserted 1 base in 1 codon; deleted 1 base in 1 codon), which yields MQDGVRLFVGLPLDAVSKDCNSLNHARAITAGLKALKLLGVEGVELPVWWGIVEKDAAGKYDWSGYLAIAEMVQKVGLKLHVTLCFHGSTKPNIPLPNWVTRIGKSQPNIYFKDRSGQHYKECLSLAVDGKTPIQVYQSFCESFKSSFSPFMGSTITGISMGLGPDGELRYPSHHHLSSDGKTQGVGKFQCYDQNMPSVLITYDQPPFSSFFTDGASWESPYGDFFLSWYSKQLMAHGDSILSLASXDTGVTVYGKIPLMHSWYGTRSHPSELTAGFYNTAKGDGYEPVAELFARNSCKMILPGMDLSDAYQPNETRSSPELLLAQIMAACKKHGVQVLGGFEQIKKNLGGDNVLDLFTYQRMGAYFFSPDHFPSFTEFVRSLNQPELHSDDLPIAGEEEGTQSMITSQESSVSMQAA from the exons ATGCAGGATGGTGTAAGATTATTTGTGGGTCTGCCTTTAGATGCAGTTTCTAAAGACTGCAATTCACTAAACCATGCTAGAGCAATTACAGCTGGTCTAAAAGCTTTGAAGTTATTAGGAGTTGAAGGTGTTGAGCTCCCTGTTTGGTGGGGAATTGTTGAGAAAGATGCTGCAGGAAAATATGACTGGTCTGGCTATCTTGCTATTGCTGAGATGGTTCAGAAGGTGGGTCTTAAGCTCCATGTGACACTTTGCTTTCATGGATCTACAAAACCCAATATCCCCTTGCCCAATTGGGTTACCCGGATTGGCAAGTCTCAACCCAATATTTACTTCAAGGATCGGTCAGGACAGCATTACAAAGAGTGCCTGTCGCTGGCAGTTGATGGGAAGACTCCAATTCAAGTGTATCAGAGTTTCTGCGAGAGCTTCAAGTCTTCGTTCTCTCCCTTCATGGGCTCTACAATTACT GGCATATCGATGGGTTTAGGACCAGATGGTGAGCTACGTTATCCATCTCACCATCATCTCTCAAGTGATGGTAAAACTCAAGGAGTTGGGAAGTTCCAGTGTTATGACCAAAACATGCCTAGCGTTCTCATTACCTATGATCAGCCACCGTTCTCCAGTTTCTTCACGGATGGGGCTTCTTGGGAGTCTCCATACGGGGACTTCTTTCTTTCATGGTATTCCAAACAGCTTATGGCTCATGGAGATAGCATCCTTTCATTAGCTT TCGACACTGGAGTGACAGTGTATGGAAAAATCCCACTTATGCACTCT TGGTATGGAACTAGATCCCATCCTTCCGAGCTAACAGCAGGGTTCTATAACACGGCTAAGGGGGATGGGTATGAGCCAGTGGCCGAGTTGTTTGCTAGGAACTCGTGCAAAATGATACTACCTGGAATGGACCTGTCCGATGCATACCAGCCAAATGAAACCCGTTCAAGCCCTGAGTTGCTTCTTGCACAAATCATGGCAGCTTGCAAAAAGCATGGCGTGCAAGTTCTGGGAGGTTTTGAACAAATCAAGAAGAATTTAGGTGGAGATAATGTATTGGACTTGTTCACATATCAAAGAATGGGAGCATATTTCTTTTCTCCAGATCATTTTCCATCATTCACTGAATTTGTGAGGAGCCTTAATCAACCGGAACTGCACTCTGATGATCTACCAATTGCCGGAGAAGAAGAAGGCACTCAATCTATGATTACGAGCCAAGAATCAAGCGTTAGCATGCAAGCAGCCTAA
- the LOC107487616 gene encoding probable ribose-5-phosphate isomerase 2, translating into MPIPCAHFIASEKAAMEAGLPLPSSSLSQLILTQDDLKKIAAYKAVEYIESGMVLGLGTGSTAKHAVDRIGKLLRQGKLKDIVGIPTSKKTHEQALSLGIPLSDLDSHPVVDLAIDGADEVDPYLNLVKGRGGSLLREKMVEGACKKFVVIVDESKLVNYIGGSGLAMPVEVIQFCWKFTASRLQNLFQESGCVAKLRTLGEKAEPYVTDNGNYIIDLYFKQSIGDLKAASDSILQIAGVVEHGMFIDMATTVIVAGELGLIVKNK; encoded by the coding sequence ATGCCAATCCCCTGCGCCCATTTCATTGCCTCGGAGAAAGCAGCCATGGAAGCTGGCCTTCCTCtcccctcttcctctctctctcagcTCATTCTCACCCAAGACGATTTGAAGAAAATCGCCGCCTACAAAGCCGTCGAGTACATCGAATCCGGTATGGTTCTCGGCCTCGGAACCGGCTCCACTGCCAAACACGCCGTCGACCGAATCGGCAAGCTTCTCCGTCAGGGCAAGCTCAAGGACATCGTCGGAATCCCCACTTCCAAGAAGACGCACGAGCAAGCCCTCTCTCTCGGGATCCCCTTGTCGGATCTGGACTCTCACCCCGTCGTTGATCTCGCCATTGACGGCGCCGACGAGGTTGATCCTTACCTTAACCTCGTCAAGGGCCGCGGTGGCTCCCTCTTGAGGGAGAAGATGGTTGAAGGTGCTTGCAAGAAGTTCGTTGTAATCGTCGATGAGTCCAAGCTCGTTAACTATATTGGTGGTAGCGGTTTGGCTATGCCCGTTGAAGTTATTCAATTTTGTTGGAAGTTCACTGCTTCCAGGCTTCAGAATCTctttcaggaatctggttgcgtTGCAAAGCTCAGAACTTTGGGCGAAAAGGCTGAGCCTTATGTCACTGATAATGGCAACTATATCATTGATTTGTATTTCAAGCAGAGTATTGGGGATTTGAAGGCTGCCAGCGATTCCATTCTGCAAATCGCCGGTGTTGTGGAGCATGGAATGTTCATTGACATGGCTACCACTGTTATTGTTGCAGGTGAACTTGGCCTAATTGTCAAGAATAAGTAG